The following proteins come from a genomic window of Tepidiforma thermophila:
- a CDS encoding substrate-binding domain-containing protein — protein sequence MSLEAVRRMVRLRGRAQLTVRAVLGAATALALTATAGCGGGAAPGSAATIGGSMILATTTSTQDSGLLDLLVPLFEAQTGVQVKVIAVGSGAALEMARKGDADAVLSHAPEAEQPLVARGDLVEGRLVMHNDFVLVGPKGDPARVRGAGSIEEAMRRIAASGGFVSRGDNSGTHAKELGLWAAAGIDPGRVPRREETGQGMGATLNIADQRRAYTLTDRATYLALRDRLSLEVVFEGGERLRNVYHVYVVNPEKHRGVKAAQARAWAEFLVAPETQRAIGEFGKDRYGEPLFVPDASRQPGAAGR from the coding sequence ATGTCGCTCGAAGCAGTGCGGCGCATGGTGCGACTGCGCGGCCGTGCGCAGCTGACGGTTCGGGCAGTGCTCGGCGCGGCGACTGCGCTGGCGCTGACGGCGACGGCCGGCTGCGGGGGCGGGGCAGCCCCGGGCAGCGCGGCGACGATCGGCGGGAGCATGATCCTCGCGACGACGACAAGCACGCAGGACAGCGGGCTGCTCGACCTGCTCGTGCCGCTGTTCGAGGCGCAGACCGGGGTGCAGGTGAAGGTGATTGCGGTCGGCTCGGGGGCGGCGCTGGAGATGGCGCGGAAGGGGGACGCGGACGCCGTGCTGAGCCACGCCCCGGAAGCCGAGCAGCCGCTGGTTGCGCGGGGCGACCTGGTTGAAGGGCGGCTGGTGATGCACAACGACTTCGTCCTGGTGGGGCCGAAGGGCGACCCGGCGCGGGTCCGCGGTGCTGGCAGCATCGAGGAGGCGATGCGGCGGATCGCGGCGTCCGGCGGGTTTGTGTCGCGCGGGGACAACTCGGGCACGCACGCGAAGGAGCTGGGGCTCTGGGCGGCGGCAGGCATCGACCCCGGGAGGGTGCCCCGCCGGGAGGAGACGGGCCAGGGGATGGGGGCGACCCTGAACATCGCCGATCAGCGCCGGGCCTACACGCTGACTGACCGCGCGACCTACCTGGCGTTGCGGGACCGGCTGTCGCTGGAGGTGGTGTTCGAGGGCGGGGAGCGGCTGCGGAACGTCTACCACGTGTATGTGGTGAACCCGGAGAAACACCGCGGGGTGAAGGCGGCGCAGGCGCGGGCGTGGGCCGAGTTCCTGGTCGCGCCGGAGACGCAGCGGGCCATCGGCGAGTTCGGGAAGGACCGGTACGGGGAGCCGCTCTTCGTGCCCGACGCGTCGAGGCAGCCCGGGGCTGCGGGGCGGTAG
- a CDS encoding alpha/beta hydrolase, which produces MNETEFALRSRVDGFRLVGTRWEPDGPARATVVIAHGAAEHLGRYRRFAEALTSAGYAVVGIDHRGHGRSAGPGGLGDFGLDGAAAFAAMVADIGQVVEAAKAAHPGRPAVLFGHSMGAGIAQRWAPEGSREIAALVLSGSSATEPPRPGEAPPVFNPNAAFEPARTPYDWLSRDPAEVDAYIADPWCGFEKQTVRRERVNVFELPPAEVLARIRPDLPVLLVAGDADPINRGLEGLRLLEARWREAGVQRIDRLFYPGGRHEMLNEINRDQVMADIIGWLDRVLAPA; this is translated from the coding sequence GTGAACGAGACGGAATTCGCGCTGCGGTCGCGGGTCGACGGCTTCCGGCTGGTCGGCACACGGTGGGAACCGGACGGGCCAGCGCGGGCGACGGTGGTGATCGCGCACGGCGCTGCGGAGCACCTCGGACGCTACCGCCGGTTCGCGGAGGCGCTGACATCGGCGGGGTATGCGGTGGTGGGCATCGACCACCGCGGACACGGGCGGTCGGCGGGCCCGGGCGGGCTGGGGGATTTCGGGCTCGACGGGGCTGCCGCGTTCGCGGCGATGGTGGCAGACATCGGGCAGGTCGTCGAAGCAGCGAAGGCGGCCCACCCGGGGCGGCCGGCGGTGCTGTTTGGGCACAGCATGGGCGCCGGGATTGCGCAGCGGTGGGCGCCGGAGGGCTCGCGGGAGATTGCGGCGCTGGTGCTCTCGGGGAGTTCGGCGACGGAGCCGCCGCGGCCGGGGGAGGCCCCGCCGGTCTTCAACCCGAACGCCGCCTTCGAACCGGCGCGGACGCCCTACGACTGGCTGAGCCGTGACCCGGCGGAGGTCGACGCGTACATCGCGGACCCGTGGTGCGGCTTCGAGAAACAGACGGTCCGGCGGGAACGGGTGAACGTGTTCGAACTGCCGCCGGCGGAGGTGCTGGCGCGGATTCGCCCGGATTTGCCGGTGCTGCTGGTGGCGGGCGATGCGGACCCAATCAACCGGGGGCTCGAAGGGCTGCGGCTGCTCGAAGCGCGGTGGCGCGAGGCGGGCGTGCAGCGGATCGACCGGCTGTTCTACCCGGGCGGCCGCCACGAGATGCTGAACGAGATCAACCGCGACCAGGTGATGGCGGACATCATCGGCTGGCTGGACCGGGTGCTGGCCCCGGCCTGA
- the tsaD gene encoding tRNA (adenosine(37)-N6)-threonylcarbamoyltransferase complex transferase subunit TsaD, producing MKVLAIESSCDETAAAVVEDGRVALSSIVSSQVDLHAKYGGVVPEVASRQHLLKIVPVIQEALAAANCTLDDIDAVAGTRGPGLAGSLLVGYNAARAIAFGRGLPFIGVNHLEGHIYANWLVEGPEPEFPALCLVVSGGHTDLVFMRGHGQYERIGGTRDDAAGEAFDKAGRLLGLPFPGGPHIARAALEGGPSSLELPRAWLHGTFDFSFSGLKTAVLHTVREGRYPVPEIAWEFQESVVDVLAGKTARLARELGARNILVAGGVAANARLREELLRRSPVPVRIPPPKFCTDNAAMIGAVAGFRLELGERTPPDVDIFTTNDWAAV from the coding sequence ATGAAAGTCCTCGCCATCGAATCCTCCTGCGACGAGACCGCGGCCGCCGTCGTCGAAGACGGCCGCGTGGCCCTGTCGTCCATCGTCTCCTCCCAGGTCGACCTCCACGCCAAATACGGCGGCGTCGTCCCTGAGGTCGCCAGCCGCCAGCACCTGCTGAAGATCGTGCCGGTCATCCAGGAGGCGCTCGCGGCGGCCAACTGCACCCTTGACGATATCGACGCCGTCGCCGGCACCCGCGGCCCCGGCCTCGCAGGGAGCCTCCTCGTCGGGTACAACGCCGCCCGCGCCATCGCGTTCGGCCGCGGCCTCCCCTTCATCGGCGTCAACCACCTCGAAGGCCACATCTACGCCAACTGGCTCGTCGAAGGCCCGGAACCCGAGTTCCCCGCCCTCTGCCTCGTCGTCTCCGGCGGCCACACCGACCTGGTCTTCATGCGCGGCCACGGCCAGTACGAACGGATCGGCGGCACCCGCGACGACGCCGCCGGCGAGGCGTTCGATAAAGCCGGGCGTCTTCTCGGGCTCCCCTTCCCTGGCGGCCCCCACATCGCCCGCGCCGCCCTTGAAGGCGGTCCCTCCTCGCTCGAACTCCCCCGCGCCTGGCTCCACGGCACCTTCGACTTCAGCTTCAGCGGTCTCAAAACCGCCGTCCTCCACACCGTCCGCGAAGGCCGCTACCCCGTTCCCGAAATCGCCTGGGAATTCCAGGAGTCCGTCGTCGATGTCCTCGCCGGCAAGACGGCGCGGCTCGCCCGCGAGCTCGGCGCCCGCAACATCCTCGTCGCCGGCGGCGTCGCCGCGAATGCGCGCCTCCGCGAAGAGCTCCTCCGCCGCTCGCCGGTCCCCGTCCGTATCCCGCCGCCGAAGTTCTGCACCGATAACGCCGCCATGATCGGCGCCGTCGCCGGCTTCCGCCTCGAACTCGGCGAGCGCACCCCGCCCGACGTCGACATCTTCACCACGAACGACTGGGCCGCCGTCTAA
- a CDS encoding DsbA family protein, protein MSNRQARRELSRTQGTRPQRTPRASAPPPRRTGGGGSEIFTRPFVLIVAAVIVVLGAILVAVVATSGGGSSDDIASRLREKANDLPTDLANGMKLGKDDAPVKLTVYADFQCPFCLKFTGEQEIDIIEEFVKPGIVQLEYQNLPILGPESVRAALAGMCAADQNKFWEYHNKLFLVQAEAGQIDDEKLNVGRFSDENLKKYAVELGLDTEKFNQCLESSEHLDEVTEQQRTASSFGIRGTPGFLVNGQPLGAGTPANMDAWRSLFQQVQAQLATATAQAGSTATPEASPTGAASPAPTPTNAP, encoded by the coding sequence ATGTCGAATCGCCAGGCACGCCGCGAACTGAGCCGGACGCAGGGGACGCGGCCGCAGCGCACCCCGCGCGCCTCTGCACCGCCGCCGCGCAGGACGGGAGGCGGGGGAAGCGAGATTTTCACGAGGCCGTTTGTGCTGATCGTGGCGGCCGTGATCGTCGTGCTGGGTGCGATCCTGGTGGCGGTGGTGGCTACTTCGGGCGGGGGGTCGAGCGACGACATCGCGAGCCGGCTGCGGGAGAAGGCGAACGACCTGCCCACGGACCTCGCGAACGGGATGAAGCTGGGCAAGGACGATGCGCCGGTGAAGCTGACGGTGTACGCGGATTTCCAGTGCCCGTTCTGCCTGAAGTTCACCGGTGAGCAGGAGATCGACATCATCGAGGAGTTTGTGAAGCCCGGCATCGTGCAGCTGGAGTACCAGAACCTGCCGATCCTCGGGCCGGAGTCGGTGCGGGCGGCGCTGGCGGGGATGTGCGCGGCCGACCAGAACAAGTTCTGGGAGTACCACAACAAGCTCTTCCTGGTGCAGGCCGAGGCGGGCCAGATTGATGATGAAAAGCTGAACGTGGGGCGGTTCTCGGATGAGAACCTGAAGAAGTACGCGGTCGAGCTGGGGCTGGACACGGAGAAGTTCAACCAGTGTCTCGAGAGCTCGGAGCACCTGGACGAGGTTACGGAGCAGCAGCGGACCGCGAGTTCGTTCGGCATCCGGGGGACGCCGGGCTTCCTGGTGAACGGGCAGCCGCTCGGGGCCGGGACGCCGGCGAACATGGACGCTTGGCGGAGCCTCTTCCAGCAGGTACAGGCCCAGCTGGCGACGGCGACGGCGCAGGCGGGGTCGACCGCGACGCCGGAGGCCTCGCCGACGGGCGCTGCGAGCCCCGCGCCAACGCCGACGAACGCACCCTAG
- a CDS encoding ABC transporter permease: protein MATEAQAGVLAIPGRRIDFGLGRLRRFARRQPLGTASALVIAGLVLMAVFADAPFMRTTDPKEFGSDILVGPSADHWFGTNRNGQDLYSRVVYGARPSLMVGIATVLISVVGGTVLGLLAGYLGGFVDTLISRLAEVLLSFPAILFGLVVATWLGPGLRSVIIAISIIFTPVIMRIIRGGVLVERQRMYVEAARVIGCSEARLMFRHILPNIGPLVIVVASTTLPAAILAESALTFLGVGLPLGEPSWGNDLGPQARAYFNTAWWLAVFPGLALSLTVLAFNLLGDALRDELDPRLRGSGLGER, encoded by the coding sequence ATGGCCACCGAAGCGCAGGCAGGCGTGCTCGCAATCCCGGGACGGCGCATCGATTTCGGTTTGGGGCGGCTGCGCCGGTTCGCGCGGCGGCAGCCGCTGGGGACGGCCTCGGCGCTGGTGATCGCCGGGCTGGTGCTGATGGCGGTCTTCGCGGATGCGCCGTTCATGCGGACGACGGACCCGAAGGAGTTCGGCTCGGACATCCTGGTGGGCCCGAGCGCGGACCACTGGTTCGGGACGAACCGGAACGGGCAGGACCTGTACTCGCGGGTGGTGTACGGGGCGCGCCCGTCGCTGATGGTGGGGATTGCGACGGTGCTGATCAGCGTGGTGGGCGGGACGGTGCTGGGGCTGCTGGCGGGCTACCTCGGCGGGTTTGTCGACACGCTGATCAGCCGGCTGGCGGAGGTGCTGCTCTCGTTCCCGGCGATCCTGTTCGGGCTGGTGGTGGCGACGTGGCTGGGGCCGGGGCTGCGGTCGGTCATTATCGCGATCAGCATCATCTTCACGCCGGTGATCATGCGGATCATCCGCGGGGGCGTGCTGGTCGAGCGGCAGCGGATGTACGTGGAGGCAGCGCGCGTCATCGGCTGCTCGGAGGCGCGGCTGATGTTCCGGCACATCCTGCCGAATATTGGGCCGCTGGTGATTGTGGTGGCGAGCACGACGCTGCCGGCGGCGATCCTTGCGGAGTCGGCGCTGACGTTCCTTGGCGTGGGGCTGCCACTGGGCGAGCCATCGTGGGGGAACGACCTGGGGCCGCAGGCGCGGGCGTACTTCAACACGGCGTGGTGGCTGGCGGTCTTCCCCGGGCTGGCGCTGAGCCTGACGGTGCTGGCCTTCAACCTGCTGGGCGATGCGCTCCGAGACGAGCTGGACCCGCGCCTGCGGGGCAGCGGCCTCGGGGAGCGGTGA